A window of Hevea brasiliensis isolate MT/VB/25A 57/8 chromosome 14, ASM3005281v1, whole genome shotgun sequence contains these coding sequences:
- the LOC110641742 gene encoding putative receptor-like protein kinase At3g47110: MQLSFKPPSIDAVTTVGGNETDHLALLEFKAQIVLDPQNATSSWNGSAHFCNWEGVICGRKHKRVTILDLQSKGLVGSLSPYIGNMSFLREIRLGNNSLRGIIPAEVGRLFRLQGLNLSHNQVEGKIPLNLSLCSNLRVLILEFNKLEGNIPTELANLSKLRHLWFSSNYLTGALPPFIGNLSSLEDLYVAENFLGGIIPDAVGQLNHLSDFALGYNNFSGIIPPAIYNISSINVFSMSFNSLHGSLPSDMGILLPHLQVLQLDENYLSGSIPMSLSNASNLILISLSANNFNGKVLVQFGLLKQLKHINLANNTLGGQRYDDDLHLITSLANCSSLVSLELSYNKFTGALPTSVANLSSTLRTLAIASNRVSGSLPLGLFDLVNLPRIVLQVNQIAGPIPPEIGKLQKLQDLLLDGNRLIGEIPSTIGNLSSLYRLQLSQNKLQGNIPPSFGNCHSLLFLFLSSNNLSGSIPKQLFPTSSKLVLLSLSQNHLVGSLPSEIGNLFNLNILYISRNMLSGKIPSNLGQCSSLEFLSLYSNNLQGTIPMSLESLRGLRKFDLSKNNMSGQIPMYLGKLSLEYLNLSFNNFEGEVPTKGVFANVSSVFLEGNKMICGGIPELRLPRCITVVSKRRKLRQVKIAAITVSCISGVLILSASLYLWFKKHKTKQSPGSLEIKSFRELSYQMILKATDGFSTANLLGAGSFGSVYKGTLEEDGTIIAVKVLNLQQKGAAKSFMAECKVLQNIRHRNLVRTITSCSSIDFLGNDFKALVYEYMPNGNLGKWLHPSSEVYVEPTEQWSLSFLQRMNIAIDVGSALDYLHHGCQKPVIHCDLKPSNILLDNDMVANIGDFGLAKFLSQLNNPIQSSSVGVRGTIGYAAPEYGLGSEPSTCGDVYSYGILLLEMVTAKKPTDDIFVEGLNLHNFARMALLDHVLEIVDPTLLQEEEERLNRNQGPIQTRNDYKIECLISMVKVGVACSMESPQDRMVISDAVHELHSIRNNYMRARTCPSTQGRPSS, from the exons ATGCAGCTAAGCTTCAaacctccctccattgatgctgTCACAACCGTTGGTGGGAATGAAACGGATCATCTTGCTTTGTTAGAATTCAAGGCACAGATTGTCCTTGATCCTCAAAATGCCACAAGTTCATGGAATGGTTCTGCCCATTTCTGCAACTGGGAAGGTGTCATATGTGGTCGCAAACACAAAAGAGTTACCATTCTTGATCTTCAATCTAAAGGATTGGTGGGTTCTTTGTCTCCTTATATAGGAAACATGAGTTTCCTTAGGGAGATAAGACTGGGCAACAACAGCCTCCGTGGTATAATCCCAGCTGAAGTTGGCCGCTTGTTTAGGCTACAAGGTTTGAACCTGTCGCACAACCAAGTTGAAGGGAAAATTCCATTGAACTTGTCCCTCTGTTCAAACCTCAGGGTGTTAATCTTAGAATTTAACAAGCTAGAAGGAAACATTCCAACTGAGCTTGCCAATTTGTCTAAGCTTAGACACCTTTGGTTCTCTTCAAATTACTTGACAGGAGCCCTCCCACCTTTTATCGGGAACCTGAGCTCATTGGAGGATTTGTATGTCGCAGAAAATTTCCTTGGTGGAATTATTCCAGATGCCGTGGGACAACTGAATCATTTGTCAGATTTCGCACTTGGTTACAACAATTTCTCAGGTATCATACCTCCAGCCATTTATAATATTTCTTCCATCAATGTTTTCTCTATGTCTTTTAATTCGCTTCATGGAAGTCTTCCATCAGACATGGGCATCCTCCTACCTCATCTACAGGTACTTCAACTGGATGAGAACTACCTTAGTGGATCAATTCCAATGTCATTATCCAATGCTTCAAATCTTATACTAATTTCTTTATCAGCAAATAATTTCAATGGAAAGGTGCTTGTCCAGTTTGGACTCCTCAAACAGCTTAAGCACATAAATTTAGCAAACAATACTCTTGGAGGTCAGAGATATGATGATGATTTACACCTCATCACATCTTTGGCCAACTGTAGCAGTTTGGTATCTTTGGAATTAtcctataataagtttacaggagCATTGCCTACTTCGGTTGCCAATCTCTCTTCTACACTTCGAACATTAGCAATTGCAAGTAATCGAGTATCTGGCAGCCTCCCCCTAGGCTTATTTGATCTTGTTAACTTACCTAGAATAGTCTTACAAGTCAACCAAATTGCAGGACCTATTCCCCCGGAAATTGGTAAGCTTCAGAAACTACAGGATCTACTTCTTGATGGAAATAGATTAATTGGAGAAATTCCTTCAACCATTGGAAATTTATCATCTTTGTATAGGCTGCAATTGAGCCAAAACAAGTTACAAGGCAACATCCCTCCGAGCTTTGGCAACTGTCATAGCCTATTATTTCTATTTCTTTCTAGTAATAATCTTAGTGGATCCATACCAAAACAACTTTTTCCTACTTCTTCCAAGTTAGTTTTATTATCTCTATCTCAAAACCATTTGGTTGGATCCCTCCCTTCTGAAATAGGCAATTTATTCAATTTGAATATATTGTATATTTCCCGAAACATGTTGTCTGGAAAAATTCCAAGTAACCTTGGTCAGTGCAGTAGCCTTGAGTTCCTTTCCTTGTACAGTAACAATCTTCAAGGTACCATACCCATGTCTTTGGAATCTTTAAGAGGTCTtagaaaatttgatctttcaaagAATAATATGTCTGGCCAAATTCCAATGTATTTAGGGAAACTTTCCCTAGAATACTTGAATTTGTCTTTCAACAATTTTGAGGGTGAGGTTCCAACAAAAGGTGTTTTTGCAAATGTGAGTTCAGTCTTTCTTGAAGGTAACAAGATGATTTGTGGCGGCATTCCAGAACTACGGCTGCCAAGATGTATCACTGTCGTATCAAAGAGAAGAAAATTACGTCAGGTTAAAATAGCTGCGATCACAGTTTCCTGTATTTCTGGTGTCCTCATTTTGTCAGCCTCCTTATACCTTTGGTTCAAAAAGCATAAAACAAAGCAATCTCCTGGTTCGTTGGAAATAAAATCATTTCGAGAACTTTCTTATCAAATGATTCTCAAGGCAACTGATGGGTTTTCTACTGCAAATTTGCTTGGTGCGGGAAGTTTTGGATCTGTCTACAAAGGCACCCTTGAAGAGGATGGAACAATCATTGCAGTAAAAGTACTCAACCTTCAACAGAAAGGAGCTGCAAAAAGTTTTATGGCTGAATGTAAGGTCTTGCAAAACATACGTCATCGAAATCTTGTGAGGACCATAACATCTTGCTCGAGTATTGATTTCCTAGGGAATGATTTTAAGGCACTTGTTTACGAGTATATGCCGAATGGAAACCTAGGCAAGTGGTTGCATCCAAGTTCAGAAGTATACGTTGAGCCAACTGAACAATGGAGTTTGAGCTTTCTCCAGAGAATGAACATTGCAATAGATGTAGGGAGTGCGCTGGATTATCTGCACCATGGTTGCCAAAAGCCAGTCATTCATTGTGATCTAAAGCCAAGCAACATTCTTCTTGACAATGATATGGTCGCTAACATTGGAGATTTTGGGCTAGCAAAGTTTCTCTCTCAGCTCAATAATCCAATTCAAAGCAGTTCAGTCGGAGTGAGAGGCACAATTGGCTATGCAGCACCAG AATATGGGCTAGGAAGTGAGCCATCAACATGCGGAGATGTTTATAGTTATGGAATTCTGCTGTTGGAGATGGTAACAGCTAAGAAACCAACAGATGATATTTTCGTAGAAGGTCTTAACCTTCACAATTTTGCAAGGATGGCATTGCTTGATCATGTATTGGAGATTGTAGATCCTACACTgttgcaagaagaagaagaaagattaaataGGAATCAAGGTCCAATACAAACAAGAAATGACTACAAAATTGAATGCTTAATTTCGATGGTCAAAGTTGGGGTAGCATGCTCCATGGAGTCGCCTCAAGATAGAATGGTCATAAGTGATGCAGTCCATGAGTTGCATTCAATCAGAAACAATTATATGCGAGCTAGAACATGTCCCTCCACACAAGGGA GACCATCAAGTTGA
- the LOC110641755 gene encoding probable 3-hydroxyisobutyrate dehydrogenase-like 2, mitochondrial isoform X2 has translation METPYPEPISPAKTRIGWIGVGVMGAAMASRLLSAGYFLTVYTRTPSKALSLQSKGAHLASSPLDVAKCSDVVFTMVGHPSDVRSVVLESQGKGVLAGLNPGGVIVDTTSSHPSLAREIFAAARTKGCWAVDSPVSGGDIGARDGKLAILAGGDEGVIKWLSPLFELLGKATYMGPAGCGQSCKIANQIVVGGNLLGLSEGLLFSEKAGLDVKKWMDAVRGGAAGSMVMELYGERMIERDFRPGGFAEYMVKDLGMGVDLVEESEDRRVPVLPGAALSKQLFAGMVANGDGHLGTQGLITVIERLNSKPQKQNYITYKGSAELYLFPSIHENWVA, from the exons ATGGAGACTCCATACCCAGAACCTATCTCTCCTGCCAAAACTCGGATAGGCTGGATAGGCGTAGGCGTAATGGGTGCTGCTATGGCCTCTCGCCTTCTCTCTGCCGGCTACTTCCTCACCGTATATACTCGCACACCATCCAAAGCCCTTTCCTTGCAGTCCAAAGGTGCCCATCTCGCTAGTTCTCCGCTTGATGTCGCAAAGTGCAGTGATGTTGTCTTCACCATGGTGGGACACCCATCAGATGTTCGATCAGTTGTCTTGGAAAGCCAAGGCAAAGGTGTTCTTGCAGGGCTTAATCCCGGCGGTGTTATAGTGGATACCACCAGTAGCCATCCTTCTCTTGCGCGGGAAATCTTTGCAGCTGCCAGGACGAAAGGTTGTTGGGCTGTTGATTCGCCGGTTTCTGGTGGTGATATTGGTGCCAGGGATGGCAAATTGGCTATATTGGCTGGCGGAGATGAAGGCGTTATTAAGTGGTTATCACCCTTATTTGAGCTTTTGGGTAAAGCTACTTACATGGGTCCAGCGGGGTGTGGTCAGAGTTGCAAGATAGCTAACCAAATCGTGGTGGGGGGCAATTTGTTGGGGTTGAGTGAAGGGCTGTTGTTCTCAGAGAAGGCGGGGCTAGATGTGAAGAAGTGGATGGATGCGGTGAGGGGAGGGGCGGCAGGTTCGATGGTGATGGAGTTATATGGGGAGAGAATGATCGAGAGGGACTTTAGGCCGGGCGGGTTTGCTGAGTACATGGTGAAGGACTTGGGCATGGGCGTGGATCTGGTGGAGGAAAGTGAGGATAGGAGGGTACCAGTGCTGCCTGGGGCTGCTTTGAGTAAGCAGTTGTTTGCCGGGATGGTGGCAAACGGTGATGGGCATCTTGGCACGCAAGGTCTTATAACTGTCATAGAGAGGCTAAATagcaa GCCTCAAAAGCAGAATTATATCACATACAAGGGAAGTGCAGAGCTTTACCTTTTTCCCAGCATCCATGAGAATTGGGTTGCATAG
- the LOC110641755 gene encoding probable 3-hydroxyisobutyrate dehydrogenase-like 2, mitochondrial isoform X4, whose protein sequence is METPYPEPISPAKTRIGWIGVGVMGAAMASRLLSAGYFLTVYTRTPSKALSLQSKGAHLASSPLDVAKCSDVVFTMVGHPSDVRSVVLESQGKGVLAGLNPGGVIVDTTSSHPSLAREIFAAARTKGCWAVDSPVSGGDIGARDGKLAILAGGDEGVIKWLSPLFELLGKATYMGPAGCGQSCKIANQIVVGGNLLGLSEGLLFSEKAGLDVKKWMDAVRGGAAGSMVMELYGERMIERDFRPGGFAEYMVKDLGMGVDLVEESEDRRVPVLPGAALSKQLFAGMVANGDGHLGTQGLITVIERLNSNIRLHS, encoded by the exons ATGGAGACTCCATACCCAGAACCTATCTCTCCTGCCAAAACTCGGATAGGCTGGATAGGCGTAGGCGTAATGGGTGCTGCTATGGCCTCTCGCCTTCTCTCTGCCGGCTACTTCCTCACCGTATATACTCGCACACCATCCAAAGCCCTTTCCTTGCAGTCCAAAGGTGCCCATCTCGCTAGTTCTCCGCTTGATGTCGCAAAGTGCAGTGATGTTGTCTTCACCATGGTGGGACACCCATCAGATGTTCGATCAGTTGTCTTGGAAAGCCAAGGCAAAGGTGTTCTTGCAGGGCTTAATCCCGGCGGTGTTATAGTGGATACCACCAGTAGCCATCCTTCTCTTGCGCGGGAAATCTTTGCAGCTGCCAGGACGAAAGGTTGTTGGGCTGTTGATTCGCCGGTTTCTGGTGGTGATATTGGTGCCAGGGATGGCAAATTGGCTATATTGGCTGGCGGAGATGAAGGCGTTATTAAGTGGTTATCACCCTTATTTGAGCTTTTGGGTAAAGCTACTTACATGGGTCCAGCGGGGTGTGGTCAGAGTTGCAAGATAGCTAACCAAATCGTGGTGGGGGGCAATTTGTTGGGGTTGAGTGAAGGGCTGTTGTTCTCAGAGAAGGCGGGGCTAGATGTGAAGAAGTGGATGGATGCGGTGAGGGGAGGGGCGGCAGGTTCGATGGTGATGGAGTTATATGGGGAGAGAATGATCGAGAGGGACTTTAGGCCGGGCGGGTTTGCTGAGTACATGGTGAAGGACTTGGGCATGGGCGTGGATCTGGTGGAGGAAAGTGAGGATAGGAGGGTACCAGTGCTGCCTGGGGCTGCTTTGAGTAAGCAGTTGTTTGCCGGGATGGTGGCAAACGGTGATGGGCATCTTGGCACGCAAGGTCTTATAACTGTCATAGAGAGGCTAAATagcaa CATCAGACTCCATAGCTGA
- the LOC110641743 gene encoding 11S globulin seed storage protein 2, with the protein MDLDLSPKFPQKTLFEGEGGSYKAWSSSELAVAKVGGGKLLLQPRGFAFPHYTDSSKIGYVLEGTEGIVGVVLPNSAKEVVLKLKKGDIIPVPLGTLSWWYNNGDSKFVVVFLGETSKSYIPGEFTYFLLSGGIGVMAGFSSEFTSRAYNLKNQEEANKLAKSQTGVLIIKIEEGIIMPQPHNDFDFRDKMVYNIDAASADVDVQKGGVFKTLTSSKLPLLGQAGLSVSYVKLDASAMYSPTYTANGASRLVYIVKGSGQVQIVGINGKRVLDINIKAGQMFLVPKFFAVAVVAGSEGMEFVSTLTSTWPFVEELATKNSVWNALSPIVSQVSLNVTPDFEELFKSNITKNSVIIPSTN; encoded by the exons ATGGATTTGGATTTGTCACCAAAGTTCCCACAAAAGACATTATTTGAAGGAGAAGGTGGATCATACAAGGCTTGGTCAAGTTCTGAATTAGCTGTGGCAAAGGTTGGAGGAGGAAAGCTTCTTCTCCAGCCCCGTGGTTTTGCTTTTCCCCACTATACAGATTCCTCCAAAATTGGTTATGTTCTTGAAG GTACAGAAGGAATAGTGGGAGTGGTGCTTCCTAATTCTGCAAAAGAGGTAGTATTAAAGCTTAAGAAAGGAGATATCATACCTGTGCCTCTGGGAACTCTCTCATGGTGGTATAATAATGGAGATTCAAAATTTGTTGTGGTTTTCTTGGGAGAAACTTCCAAGTCTTATATTCCTGGAGAATTCACCTACTTCTTGTTATCTGGAGGCATAGGCGTTATGGCAGGATTCTCATCTGAATTTACCAGTCGAGCCTACAATCTCAAGAATCAAGAAGAAGCAAACAAACTCGCTAAAAGCCAAACTGGCGTGTTGATCATCAAGATAGAGGAAGGAATAATCATGCCCCAACCTCATAACGACTTTGACTTTCGGGACAAAATGGTGTATAACATCGACGCAGCATCAGCTGACGTTGATGTCCAAAAGGGTGGTGTTTTTAAGACACTAACATCATCAAAATTGCCCCTTCTTGGGCAAGCAGGATTAAGTGTCAGCTATGTGAAATTAGATGCCAGTGCCATGTACTCACCCACTTACACTGCCAATGGAGCAAGTCGACTTGTTTATATTGTTAAAGGGAGTGGACAAGTACAAATTGTGGGTATCAATGGTAAGCGAGTCTTGGACATCAACATAAAAGCTGGCCAAATGTTTCTGGTTCCAAAATTCTTTGCTGTTGCTGTAGTTGCTGGCAGTGAAGGGATGGAGTTTGTCTCCACCTTAACTTCTACAtg GCCTTTTGTTGAGGAGCTTGCGACTAAGAATTCAGTGTGGAATGCCCTTTCTCCTATAGTTTCACAAGTTTCTCTTAACGTGACACCAGATTTTGAAGAACTCTTCAAGTCCAATATTACGAAGAACTCCGTTATTATTCCTTCAACAAATTAG
- the LOC110641754 gene encoding F-box protein PP2-B15 — protein MLPEGCVSLILSFTSPLDACRSSLVSSTFQSAMESDAVWERFLPSDYRDILSRAVTPLKFSSKKELFFHLCNPILMDAGKKSFKLEKSSGKISYTLSARELSIMWSDVPTYWSWMPTIESRFLEVTVLRTTWWLEIQGKIRTQMLSPNTKYGAYLIMKISDRAYGLDSIPSEISVEVGNQVSSNIAYLHGQHSKKQPTMCLDNTNHTQMVETRLKDKHFTMPRKREDSWSEIELGEFFSGDSDEEVKMTLMEVKGCQLKGGLVINAIEVRPK, from the exons atgttaCCTGAAGGTTGTGTCTCTCTAATTCTCTCCTTCACATCTCCGCTTGACGCTTGCAGATCATCGCTGGTATCATCCACCTTTCAATCAGCTATGGAGTCTGATGCTGTGTGGGAAAGATTTCTGCCATCAGATTATCGTGACATTCTCTCAAGAGCTGTCACTCCGTTGAAGTTCTCTTCAAAGAAAGAGCTTTTTTTTCATCTATGCAACCCAATTCTCATGGATGCTGGGAAAAAG AGCTTCAAGTTAGAGAAATCGTCTGGCAAAATATCCTATACATTGTCTGCACGAGAACTTTCAATCATGTGGAGTGATGTTCCAACTTACTGGAGCTGGATGCCAACAATTGAATCAAG ATTTTTAGAGGTGACTGTACTCAGAACAACCTGGTGGCTAGAAATACAAGGAAAAATCAGAACTCAAATGCTATCACCAAACACAAAATATGGGGCTTATCTTATAATGAAGATCTCTGACCGTGCCTATGGGCTAGATTCAATACCCTCAGAAATATCAGTAGAAGTGGGGAATCAAGTATCATCCAACATAGCTTATCTACATGGCCAGCATAGCAAGAAACAACCAACAATGTGTCTAGATAACACGAATCACACACAAATGGTGGAAACAAGGCTGAAAGATAAGCATTttacaatgccaagaaaaagAGAAGATTCATGGAGTGAAATTGAATTGGGAGAATTTTTTAGTGGTGACAGTGATGAGGAGGTGAAGATGACATTGATGGAGGTGAAAGGATGTCAACTAAAAGGAGGGCTAGTAATTAATGCCATTGAAGTAAGAcccaaataa
- the LOC110641755 gene encoding probable 3-hydroxyisobutyrate dehydrogenase-like 2, mitochondrial isoform X3 translates to METPYPEPISPAKTRIGWIGVGVMGAAMASRLLSAGYFLTVYTRTPSKALSLQSKGAHLASSPLDVAKCSDVVFTMVGHPSDVRSVVLESQGKGVLAGLNPGGVIVDTTSSHPSLAREIFAAARTKGCWAVDSPVSGGDIGARDGKLAILAGGDEGVIKWLSPLFELLGKATYMGPAGCGQSCKIANQIVVGGNLLGLSEGLLFSEKAGLDVKKWMDAVRGGAAGSMVMELYGERMIERDFRPGGFAEYMVKDLGMGVDLVEESEDRRVPVLPGAALSKQLFAGMVANGDGHLGTQGLITVIERLNSKFLLVHKKYIILA, encoded by the exons ATGGAGACTCCATACCCAGAACCTATCTCTCCTGCCAAAACTCGGATAGGCTGGATAGGCGTAGGCGTAATGGGTGCTGCTATGGCCTCTCGCCTTCTCTCTGCCGGCTACTTCCTCACCGTATATACTCGCACACCATCCAAAGCCCTTTCCTTGCAGTCCAAAGGTGCCCATCTCGCTAGTTCTCCGCTTGATGTCGCAAAGTGCAGTGATGTTGTCTTCACCATGGTGGGACACCCATCAGATGTTCGATCAGTTGTCTTGGAAAGCCAAGGCAAAGGTGTTCTTGCAGGGCTTAATCCCGGCGGTGTTATAGTGGATACCACCAGTAGCCATCCTTCTCTTGCGCGGGAAATCTTTGCAGCTGCCAGGACGAAAGGTTGTTGGGCTGTTGATTCGCCGGTTTCTGGTGGTGATATTGGTGCCAGGGATGGCAAATTGGCTATATTGGCTGGCGGAGATGAAGGCGTTATTAAGTGGTTATCACCCTTATTTGAGCTTTTGGGTAAAGCTACTTACATGGGTCCAGCGGGGTGTGGTCAGAGTTGCAAGATAGCTAACCAAATCGTGGTGGGGGGCAATTTGTTGGGGTTGAGTGAAGGGCTGTTGTTCTCAGAGAAGGCGGGGCTAGATGTGAAGAAGTGGATGGATGCGGTGAGGGGAGGGGCGGCAGGTTCGATGGTGATGGAGTTATATGGGGAGAGAATGATCGAGAGGGACTTTAGGCCGGGCGGGTTTGCTGAGTACATGGTGAAGGACTTGGGCATGGGCGTGGATCTGGTGGAGGAAAGTGAGGATAGGAGGGTACCAGTGCTGCCTGGGGCTGCTTTGAGTAAGCAGTTGTTTGCCGGGATGGTGGCAAACGGTGATGGGCATCTTGGCACGCAAGGTCTTATAACTGTCATAGAGAGGCTAAATagcaa ATTTCTCCTAGTCCATAAGAAGTATATTATTTTAGCTTAG
- the LOC110641755 gene encoding probable 3-hydroxyisobutyrate dehydrogenase-like 2, mitochondrial isoform X1, with protein METPYPEPISPAKTRIGWIGVGVMGAAMASRLLSAGYFLTVYTRTPSKALSLQSKGAHLASSPLDVAKCSDVVFTMVGHPSDVRSVVLESQGKGVLAGLNPGGVIVDTTSSHPSLAREIFAAARTKGCWAVDSPVSGGDIGARDGKLAILAGGDEGVIKWLSPLFELLGKATYMGPAGCGQSCKIANQIVVGGNLLGLSEGLLFSEKAGLDVKKWMDAVRGGAAGSMVMELYGERMIERDFRPGGFAEYMVKDLGMGVDLVEESEDRRVPVLPGAALSKQLFAGMVANGDGHLGTQGLITVIERLNSNLGLKSRIISHTREVQSFTFFPASMRIGLHR; from the exons ATGGAGACTCCATACCCAGAACCTATCTCTCCTGCCAAAACTCGGATAGGCTGGATAGGCGTAGGCGTAATGGGTGCTGCTATGGCCTCTCGCCTTCTCTCTGCCGGCTACTTCCTCACCGTATATACTCGCACACCATCCAAAGCCCTTTCCTTGCAGTCCAAAGGTGCCCATCTCGCTAGTTCTCCGCTTGATGTCGCAAAGTGCAGTGATGTTGTCTTCACCATGGTGGGACACCCATCAGATGTTCGATCAGTTGTCTTGGAAAGCCAAGGCAAAGGTGTTCTTGCAGGGCTTAATCCCGGCGGTGTTATAGTGGATACCACCAGTAGCCATCCTTCTCTTGCGCGGGAAATCTTTGCAGCTGCCAGGACGAAAGGTTGTTGGGCTGTTGATTCGCCGGTTTCTGGTGGTGATATTGGTGCCAGGGATGGCAAATTGGCTATATTGGCTGGCGGAGATGAAGGCGTTATTAAGTGGTTATCACCCTTATTTGAGCTTTTGGGTAAAGCTACTTACATGGGTCCAGCGGGGTGTGGTCAGAGTTGCAAGATAGCTAACCAAATCGTGGTGGGGGGCAATTTGTTGGGGTTGAGTGAAGGGCTGTTGTTCTCAGAGAAGGCGGGGCTAGATGTGAAGAAGTGGATGGATGCGGTGAGGGGAGGGGCGGCAGGTTCGATGGTGATGGAGTTATATGGGGAGAGAATGATCGAGAGGGACTTTAGGCCGGGCGGGTTTGCTGAGTACATGGTGAAGGACTTGGGCATGGGCGTGGATCTGGTGGAGGAAAGTGAGGATAGGAGGGTACCAGTGCTGCCTGGGGCTGCTTTGAGTAAGCAGTTGTTTGCCGGGATGGTGGCAAACGGTGATGGGCATCTTGGCACGCAAGGTCTTATAACTGTCATAGAGAGGCTAAATagcaa CTTAGGCCTCAAAAGCAGAATTATATCACATACAAGGGAAGTGCAGAGCTTTACCTTTTTCCCAGCATCCATGAGAATTGGGTTGCATAGATGA